The proteins below come from a single Saccharopolyspora sp. SCSIO 74807 genomic window:
- a CDS encoding helix-turn-helix domain-containing protein, translating to MPEGNDRSASPPTRRVVRVVELIAGDTGPAKGAEIADELELSRSTVAAILDTLDERGWVRRAPDRTYRPGPRLRTLAGASAAAAAMPTGTEDVLAELAERVGCGASLSLVTRTESEFVAVTAGPGRLPAGITTGTRLPLRAPAGAAVVAFADERRQRAWLDTAEPGQRPGLADALEHIRTTGAALWGIDAADPAMLDVLSEVVEHLTNDPAAQLRERVLSLLARISGEPYGSAQLRSRKRQPLTHLAAPVFDGTGRATWELHIGPLRQDVDLGERRHYIDELVRAAASLGPPPAGG from the coding sequence GTGCCGGAGGGCAACGACCGGTCGGCGTCGCCGCCCACGCGACGAGTGGTCCGCGTCGTCGAACTGATCGCGGGCGACACCGGTCCGGCGAAGGGCGCGGAGATCGCCGACGAGCTGGAGCTCAGCAGGTCGACCGTCGCGGCGATCCTCGACACCCTCGATGAGCGCGGCTGGGTGCGCCGCGCACCGGACCGCACCTACCGGCCGGGACCGCGACTCCGCACGCTCGCAGGTGCGTCGGCCGCCGCTGCGGCGATGCCCACCGGCACGGAAGACGTGCTCGCCGAACTCGCCGAGCGGGTTGGCTGCGGAGCGTCGCTGAGCCTGGTCACCCGCACCGAGTCGGAGTTCGTGGCGGTGACCGCAGGGCCGGGCAGGTTGCCCGCGGGCATCACGACCGGCACCAGACTGCCGCTGCGCGCTCCCGCGGGCGCGGCCGTGGTGGCCTTCGCCGACGAGCGGCGGCAGCGCGCTTGGCTGGACACCGCAGAACCCGGGCAGCGGCCCGGCCTCGCCGACGCGCTCGAACACATCCGCACGACCGGGGCGGCGTTGTGGGGCATCGACGCCGCAGACCCGGCGATGCTGGACGTGCTCTCGGAAGTCGTCGAACACCTCACGAACGATCCGGCCGCGCAGCTGCGCGAACGCGTGCTGTCGCTGCTGGCGCGGATCAGCGGCGAACCCTACGGTTCCGCGCAGCTGCGCTCGCGGAAACGGCAGCCGCTGACGCATCTGGCGGCTCCGGTGTTCGACGGCACCGGGCGAGCCACCTGGGAGCTCCACATCGGCCCGTTGCGGCAGGACGTCGACCTCGGGGAACGACGCCACTACATCGACGAGCTGGTGCGAGCGGCGGCCTCGCTCGGGCCACCACCTGCCGGCGGCTGA
- a CDS encoding S9 family peptidase translates to MPEDDRAAGAGAERPDSDEALRPIEPDDLFRLRFATSADLSPDGESVVFALSRTDVEANTDHTDLVQVAVSSGGQRQLTSVDAVHAYPAFAPDGREIAFLSTRTGVPQIFALPLDGGEARQLTAFPDGVGGGPVFSPDGTRIAFTAVPPGTRRDPALPYRVDRAAWRADGVGVIEDALQDVYVVAAEGGEPVRLTEDRSLNTAPQWTPDGAALVFNASFDPESMGMLNRLRRVDLDGSVSDVASGGAIASHAVCPDGRIAYVLTNEDGRRAGSKADLWVYDPETGVHQRRTTGLVDDVGGRLVPDMPAFAFTMAGVLISADSRHAYLPAQRGGEVRVLRVGLSGAESHEPVAGGERGCAPVRLRGNRLLFAAFGIRDPGDLHVLDTATGTESRLTELNAELLARLEWPAVHHLEFTSTDGTAVEGWYLEPARAKRPLPTLLGIHGGPHAGWGHTFVFDFLMLAGAGYGVLFVNHRGSTGYGDDFGTAITSDWGNLDCADLMAGVDHAIAIGLADSDRLGVFGASAGGTLSGWLTTQTDRFRAACPEDPLFDFSSMYGTSDIGIWAGRSFMGGDPHERAELYRRCSPVTYAHRSSTPTLFFQHESDHRAPPGQTEQFYTVLKSRGVTAEMLRFPGTSHVGSVLGPVTHRRAQNEALLEWMDRYVLGEK, encoded by the coding sequence ATGCCGGAAGACGATCGCGCGGCCGGTGCAGGTGCCGAGCGCCCGGACTCGGATGAGGCGCTTCGGCCGATCGAACCGGACGACCTGTTCCGCCTCCGGTTCGCGACCTCGGCGGACCTGTCGCCGGACGGCGAGTCGGTCGTGTTCGCCCTGTCCCGCACCGACGTTGAGGCGAACACCGACCACACCGACCTGGTGCAGGTGGCGGTCTCCTCGGGCGGTCAACGGCAACTCACCAGCGTCGACGCGGTGCACGCGTACCCCGCGTTCGCGCCGGACGGGCGCGAAATCGCGTTCCTGTCCACCCGCACCGGCGTGCCGCAGATCTTCGCGCTGCCCCTCGACGGCGGCGAAGCGCGCCAGCTCACCGCCTTCCCGGACGGGGTCGGTGGCGGGCCGGTGTTCTCGCCGGACGGGACGCGCATCGCCTTCACCGCCGTGCCACCCGGAACGCGGCGCGACCCCGCCCTGCCGTACCGAGTCGACCGCGCGGCCTGGCGGGCCGACGGTGTGGGCGTCATCGAGGACGCGCTGCAGGACGTCTACGTGGTCGCGGCCGAAGGCGGCGAACCCGTGCGGTTGACCGAAGACCGCTCGCTGAACACCGCGCCGCAGTGGACACCGGACGGTGCGGCGCTCGTGTTCAACGCGAGCTTCGACCCGGAATCGATGGGGATGCTCAACCGGCTGCGAAGGGTCGACCTCGACGGTTCGGTGTCCGATGTGGCCAGTGGCGGGGCCATCGCGAGCCACGCGGTGTGCCCGGACGGGCGCATCGCGTACGTGCTGACCAATGAGGACGGTCGGCGCGCGGGATCGAAAGCCGACCTGTGGGTCTACGACCCGGAAACCGGGGTTCACCAGCGGCGCACGACGGGGCTTGTGGACGATGTCGGCGGACGGCTCGTCCCGGACATGCCCGCGTTCGCCTTCACGATGGCGGGCGTCCTGATCTCCGCGGACTCCCGGCACGCTTACCTGCCCGCGCAACGCGGAGGTGAAGTGCGGGTGCTGCGCGTGGGATTGTCCGGGGCCGAGTCGCACGAACCCGTGGCGGGGGGTGAGCGCGGGTGCGCACCGGTGCGGTTGCGCGGGAACCGGCTGCTGTTCGCCGCCTTCGGCATCCGCGACCCCGGTGACCTGCACGTGCTCGACACCGCCACCGGGACCGAGAGTCGGCTGACCGAACTCAACGCCGAGCTGCTGGCCCGGCTCGAGTGGCCCGCCGTGCACCACCTGGAGTTCACCAGCACCGACGGCACGGCCGTCGAGGGCTGGTACCTCGAACCCGCGCGCGCGAAGCGCCCGTTGCCGACACTGCTGGGAATCCATGGTGGACCGCACGCCGGATGGGGCCACACCTTCGTCTTCGACTTCCTGATGCTGGCCGGTGCGGGATATGGCGTGCTGTTCGTGAACCACCGCGGTTCCACCGGTTACGGCGACGACTTCGGTACCGCGATCACCTCGGATTGGGGCAACCTCGACTGCGCCGACCTGATGGCCGGTGTCGATCACGCGATCGCGATCGGCCTGGCCGATTCCGACCGCCTCGGCGTGTTCGGCGCTTCCGCCGGCGGCACGCTCAGCGGCTGGCTCACCACCCAGACCGACCGGTTCCGGGCGGCGTGCCCCGAGGACCCGTTGTTCGACTTCTCCAGCATGTACGGCACCAGCGACATCGGAATCTGGGCGGGCCGCTCGTTCATGGGCGGCGACCCGCACGAACGCGCCGAGCTCTACCGGCGCTGCTCACCTGTTACCTACGCGCACAGGTCCAGCACGCCGACCTTGTTCTTCCAGCACGAGAGCGACCACCGCGCGCCGCCGGGGCAGACCGAACAGTTCTACACGGTCCTCAAAAGCCGCGGCGTCACGGCGGAAATGCTGCGGTTTCCCGGAACCTCGCACGTCGGTTCGGTGCTCGGGCCGGTCACCCACCGGCGCGCGCAGAACGAGGCGCTGCTGGAGTGGATGGACCGCTACGTCCTCGGCGAAAAGTAG
- a CDS encoding alpha-hydroxy acid oxidase → MPNKISLAAVSRARQLPKWSQLREVVQFSKPAFGRTARRLENARTIGELRAAARRTTPRAVFDYVDGSAEEEITAARNIAAFRRVTLRPEPLRPVTDPDTAIELAGERSALPLVFAPTGYTRMMHHHGEAAVARVAEHFGVPYSLSTMATTSVADVREAAPGVALWFQLYYTQDAELNELLISRAEAAGCSTLLLTVDTSVPGKRLKDVANGLTIPPALTARTFLNMSMFPAWWLHKLTTPGIGFACLDGVRGNYTSEDLARTLFDPGLDFAALERLRQRWPGRLIVKGINTAEAAREVVRRGADGVVVSNHGGRQLDRSAATLEVLPAVRAAVGERATVLIDGGVRHGADIAVARALGADAAMIGRAYLYGIMAGGQDGVVRAYELLAEEYQRCMQLLGVRRSADLAARHVALPGNGSDDH, encoded by the coding sequence ATGCCGAACAAGATCTCCCTGGCCGCCGTCTCGCGGGCGCGGCAACTGCCGAAGTGGTCGCAGCTGCGCGAGGTCGTGCAGTTCAGCAAGCCGGCGTTCGGCCGCACCGCCCGCCGCCTGGAGAACGCCCGCACCATCGGCGAGCTGCGCGCCGCGGCCCGGCGCACCACTCCCCGCGCGGTGTTCGACTACGTCGACGGCTCGGCCGAGGAGGAGATCACCGCCGCCCGCAACATCGCCGCCTTCCGGCGCGTGACGCTGCGTCCGGAACCACTGCGCCCGGTGACGGATCCGGACACCGCGATCGAGCTCGCGGGCGAACGCAGTGCGCTGCCGCTGGTGTTCGCGCCGACCGGTTACACGCGGATGATGCACCACCACGGCGAGGCGGCGGTGGCCCGCGTCGCCGAGCACTTCGGCGTCCCGTACTCGCTGTCGACCATGGCCACCACGTCCGTCGCGGACGTCCGGGAGGCCGCGCCCGGCGTCGCGCTGTGGTTCCAGCTCTACTACACGCAGGACGCCGAGCTGAACGAACTGCTCATCTCGCGGGCCGAAGCCGCGGGCTGCTCGACGCTGCTGCTGACCGTGGACACCTCGGTGCCGGGCAAGCGCCTCAAGGACGTGGCCAACGGGCTGACCATCCCGCCTGCGCTGACGGCCAGGACGTTCCTGAACATGTCGATGTTCCCGGCGTGGTGGTTGCACAAGCTGACCACCCCGGGCATCGGCTTCGCCTGCCTCGACGGGGTGCGCGGCAACTACACCTCGGAGGACCTGGCGCGCACGTTGTTCGACCCCGGTCTGGACTTCGCCGCGCTGGAGCGGCTGCGGCAGCGCTGGCCCGGCAGGCTCATCGTCAAGGGGATCAACACCGCCGAGGCCGCGCGCGAGGTCGTGCGTCGCGGCGCCGACGGCGTGGTCGTGTCCAACCACGGCGGCAGGCAGCTCGACCGCTCGGCCGCGACGCTGGAGGTGCTGCCCGCCGTCCGCGCCGCCGTCGGCGAGCGGGCGACCGTGCTCATCGACGGCGGTGTCCGGCACGGCGCGGACATCGCGGTCGCGCGGGCGCTGGGCGCGGACGCGGCGATGATCGGGCGCGCTTACCTGTACGGGATCATGGCCGGGGGCCAGGACGGCGTCGTGCGCGCCTACGAACTCCTCGCCGAGGAGTACCAGCGCTGCATGCAACTGCTCGGAGTGCGTCGCAGCGCCGACCTCGCCGCACGGCACGTGGCGCTTCCGGGGAACGGCAGCGACGACCACTGA
- a CDS encoding HAD-IIA family hydrolase, translated as MDLNGVLMRDEENAVPGAEEFLAALRSAGIPFLVFTNESVHTPRDMRARLLERGLDVPEHTIWTSALATARFLREQRPGGSAYVLGEAGLSAALLDAGYVLTGDDPDYVVLGETRTYSFEAITHAIRLIEGGARFIATNPDEKGPGAEGPLPATGAVAALVQRVTEHEPYYIGKPNPLMMRSALRAVGARSANAIVLGDRMDTDVRCGIEAGMRTILVLSGLSGPDAVAGHPYQPTAIVDSVADIIEHVRDPFGSGSA; from the coding sequence ATGGACCTCAACGGCGTGCTGATGCGCGACGAGGAGAACGCCGTGCCGGGCGCCGAGGAGTTCCTGGCCGCCCTGCGATCGGCGGGAATTCCGTTCCTGGTGTTCACCAACGAGTCCGTGCACACGCCGCGGGACATGCGCGCGCGGCTGCTCGAACGGGGCCTGGACGTCCCCGAGCACACGATCTGGACCTCGGCGCTGGCCACCGCCCGGTTCCTGCGCGAACAGCGTCCCGGCGGGTCGGCTTACGTCCTCGGTGAGGCCGGGCTGTCCGCGGCGCTGTTGGACGCCGGTTACGTGCTCACCGGCGACGATCCGGATTACGTCGTGCTCGGTGAGACGCGCACCTACAGCTTCGAGGCGATCACGCACGCCATCCGGCTGATCGAAGGCGGCGCCCGGTTCATCGCGACCAACCCGGACGAGAAGGGGCCGGGTGCGGAAGGGCCGCTGCCCGCCACCGGGGCCGTCGCCGCGCTCGTGCAACGGGTGACCGAGCACGAGCCCTACTACATCGGCAAGCCGAACCCGCTGATGATGCGCTCCGCGCTGCGGGCGGTGGGCGCGCGCTCGGCGAACGCGATCGTGCTCGGCGACCGGATGGACACCGACGTGCGCTGCGGCATCGAGGCCGGGATGCGGACGATCCTGGTGCTGTCCGGGCTCTCCGGCCCCGATGCCGTGGCGGGGCACCCGTATCAGCCGACTGCGATCGTCGATTCGGTCGCGGACATCATCGAGCACGTCCGCGATCCGTTCGGGTCCGGTTCGGCCTAG
- a CDS encoding cytochrome P450, whose protein sequence is MTQPSTTGREPTPISTRRSGFGPAPEVAAVRAAEGIVRVPTPFGPPAWLLTRHADVRRMLGDADSFINGWGPADLDAGQRPARDPRQLSGHRSGNILSLDPPDHTRLRRLLTPEFTVRRMRRLQPRIAEIVDEHLDALERHGPPADLVAEYALPIPSLVICELLGVPTTDRAEFQERTRRQLDTTAPEADRIELSEESIAYMTGLVDRARERPGEDLIGMLIRDHADALSNGELIGIANLLLVAGHETTSNMLGLGTLALLRHPEQLAIVRDDPAAVPGAVEELMRWLSVVNGGSPRMAVRDVELDGVTIRRGDLVNVNLPAANRDAGLLEQPERFDVTRSAAPHVGFGHGIHHCLGAPLARMEMRIAFPALLQRFPGLHVVDEEIAYAADQAIYGLQHLNVGW, encoded by the coding sequence GTGACCCAGCCGTCCACCACCGGCCGAGAGCCCACGCCGATCAGCACCCGCCGCAGCGGGTTCGGCCCCGCCCCGGAGGTGGCGGCGGTGCGCGCGGCGGAAGGGATCGTCCGGGTGCCGACCCCGTTCGGCCCGCCGGCGTGGCTGCTCACCCGGCACGCCGATGTGCGGCGGATGCTCGGCGACGCCGACTCCTTCATCAACGGCTGGGGGCCCGCCGACCTCGACGCCGGGCAGCGGCCCGCCCGGGATCCGCGGCAGCTGTCCGGGCACCGCAGCGGGAACATCCTCTCGCTCGACCCGCCCGACCACACCCGGCTGCGGCGGTTGCTCACACCGGAGTTCACGGTGCGGCGGATGCGGCGGCTGCAACCCCGGATCGCCGAGATCGTCGACGAGCACCTGGACGCCCTCGAACGGCACGGACCGCCCGCCGACCTCGTCGCCGAGTACGCGCTGCCGATCCCGTCGCTGGTCATCTGCGAACTGCTCGGGGTGCCCACCACCGACCGCGCGGAGTTCCAGGAGCGCACCCGGCGCCAGCTGGACACCACAGCGCCCGAAGCCGACCGGATCGAGCTCTCCGAGGAATCCATCGCCTACATGACCGGTCTGGTCGACCGGGCTCGCGAGCGTCCCGGCGAGGACCTGATCGGGATGCTGATCCGCGACCACGCCGACGCGCTGAGCAACGGCGAACTCATCGGCATCGCCAACCTGCTGCTGGTCGCGGGGCACGAGACGACGTCGAACATGCTCGGTCTCGGCACCTTGGCGCTGCTGCGCCACCCCGAGCAGCTCGCGATCGTCCGCGACGATCCGGCCGCGGTGCCCGGCGCGGTCGAGGAACTGATGCGCTGGCTCAGCGTGGTCAACGGCGGTTCTCCGCGGATGGCCGTGCGCGACGTCGAACTCGACGGGGTCACGATCCGCCGCGGCGATCTGGTGAACGTGAACCTGCCCGCGGCGAACCGGGACGCCGGCCTGCTGGAGCAACCGGAGCGGTTCGACGTGACCCGCTCCGCCGCGCCGCACGTCGGATTCGGGCACGGCATCCACCACTGCCTCGGCGCTCCGCTGGCCCGCATGGAGATGCGGATCGCGTTTCCCGCGCTGCTGCAGCGATTCCCGGGTCTGCACGTGGTCGACGAGGAGATCGCCTACGCCGCCGACCAAGCCATCTACGGGCTGCAGCACCTCAACGTCGGGTGGTGA
- a CDS encoding cytochrome P450, producing MKPPGPADPEGIDFAFDDIPELHEVLARLRAEKPYASVPFAGTRAVLLLTRELVSAAFKDEGTFPAAAIYPLTTQPVLGRTLQCMSGREHRINRAVAAPPFRRSKVAEYVEPLLEPLAHELIDRFAARGEADLVAEFTSRYPVLLISRMLGLPAESEGTVRRWAQDLFNYPLDPDAAMAASAEFTEHVRPILDRRRREPGADLISMLVTETAEDEHLDDEQVLAFLRLLFPAGADTTVFALANTLAALLSHPDQLELVRCDPDEHVPWAIWEGLRWEPPVGLLPRICPETTTWQGIEIPTGTPMIFSINAALRDPAAHADPHRFDVTRRSADLLAFGQGPHTCLGTWFAVAELQAGLKVLLRRLPGLRLRAGCAVRITSQVGTALRGPDELPVRWER from the coding sequence ATGAAGCCACCCGGACCCGCCGACCCGGAAGGCATCGACTTCGCCTTCGACGACATCCCCGAACTGCACGAAGTGCTGGCCCGCCTGCGCGCGGAAAAGCCCTATGCGAGCGTGCCGTTCGCCGGCACGCGCGCGGTGCTGCTGCTGACCCGGGAGCTGGTCAGCGCCGCGTTCAAGGACGAGGGCACGTTCCCGGCCGCGGCGATCTACCCGCTGACCACGCAACCGGTGCTCGGCCGGACGCTGCAGTGCATGTCCGGCCGGGAACACCGCATCAACCGGGCCGTCGCCGCACCACCGTTCCGCCGCAGCAAGGTCGCCGAGTACGTCGAACCGCTGCTGGAACCGCTCGCGCACGAGCTGATCGACCGGTTCGCCGCGCGCGGGGAAGCCGACCTGGTCGCGGAGTTCACCAGCCGCTACCCGGTGCTGCTCATCAGCCGCATGCTCGGGTTGCCCGCGGAGAGCGAGGGAACCGTGCGGCGTTGGGCGCAAGACCTGTTCAACTACCCGCTCGATCCCGATGCGGCCATGGCGGCGTCCGCGGAGTTCACCGAACACGTCCGCCCGATCCTCGACCGGCGCCGCCGCGAACCCGGTGCGGACCTGATCTCGATGCTGGTCACCGAAACCGCCGAAGACGAGCACCTCGACGACGAACAGGTGCTGGCGTTCCTTCGCCTGCTGTTTCCGGCCGGTGCGGACACCACGGTCTTCGCGCTGGCCAACACGCTGGCCGCGCTGCTGAGCCATCCCGATCAGCTGGAGCTGGTGCGCTGCGACCCGGACGAGCACGTGCCGTGGGCGATCTGGGAGGGGTTGCGCTGGGAGCCGCCGGTGGGCCTGCTGCCGCGCATCTGCCCGGAAACCACCACGTGGCAAGGAATCGAGATACCCACGGGGACACCGATGATCTTTTCGATCAACGCGGCGCTGCGCGACCCGGCCGCGCACGCCGATCCGCACCGCTTCGACGTCACCCGACGCTCGGCCGACCTGCTGGCGTTCGGGCAGGGGCCGCACACCTGCCTCGGCACGTGGTTCGCCGTGGCCGAGCTGCAAGCGGGCTTGAAGGTGCTGCTGCGGCGCCTGCCGGGGCTGCGGCTGCGCGCCGGGTGCGCCGTCCGCATCACCAGCCAGGTCGGCACCGCGTTGCGCGGCCCGGACGAGCTGCCCGTGCGGTGGGAGAGGTGA
- a CDS encoding alpha/beta hydrolase, whose product MSTYVLVHGAAHGGWCYRRVARILRAAGHDVHAPTLTGLGERAHLLGPDVDLDLHVQDVLAVLRTEDLFDVVLAGHSYGGMVVTGVADRAPERIRHLVYLDAATPVHGEAIIDLAPVAIREHTQVVDGVELVHFPDTGSSPIFGVTDPEDAAWVRSKLTPHPYRCFEQPLLLTNEAALNAIPQTQIVCSSALHGRDPARLATARAAGRLWEIDTGHDLMITEPELVADMLMRAPAEISPPS is encoded by the coding sequence ATGTCCACTTACGTCCTGGTGCACGGCGCGGCGCACGGCGGGTGGTGCTACCGACGGGTCGCGCGGATCCTGCGCGCGGCCGGGCACGACGTGCACGCACCGACGCTGACCGGACTCGGCGAACGCGCGCATCTGCTCGGTCCCGATGTCGATCTCGACCTGCACGTCCAGGACGTCCTGGCGGTGCTGCGGACCGAGGACCTGTTCGACGTCGTCCTGGCCGGGCACAGCTACGGCGGAATGGTCGTCACCGGCGTCGCCGACCGGGCGCCCGAGCGCATCCGGCACCTCGTCTACCTGGACGCCGCGACCCCGGTGCACGGGGAGGCGATCATCGATCTCGCACCCGTCGCGATCCGCGAGCACACCCAGGTGGTCGACGGGGTCGAACTCGTCCACTTCCCGGACACCGGGTCGTCCCCGATCTTCGGCGTGACCGACCCGGAGGACGCCGCATGGGTGCGCAGCAAACTCACACCGCACCCGTATCGGTGCTTCGAACAGCCGCTGCTGCTGACGAACGAGGCGGCGCTGAATGCGATCCCGCAGACCCAGATCGTGTGCTCCTCGGCGCTGCACGGTCGCGACCCCGCTCGGCTGGCCACCGCCCGCGCGGCGGGCCGGTTGTGGGAGATCGACACCGGGCACGACCTCATGATCACCGAGCCGGAGCTGGTCGCCGACATGCTGATGCGCGCCCCGGCCGAGATCTCCCCGCCGTCCTGA
- a CDS encoding MDR family MFS transporter — protein MTDSASTATADSGRDVAAPRAAVLIAVLVVSAFVMILNETILSVALRDLTEDLGVSTTTVQWLTSGFLLTMAVVIPITGFLLERFTPRQVFLASLTLFSAGTLLSGLAPGFGVLLAGRVVQAFGTAVMLPLLMTSVMRLVSPANRGATMGTITIVIAVAPAIGPTIGGAVLAWLGWRWMFWLVLPLSLLALVIGAVWMRLDAATRRVPLDVGSVLLSALGFGGVLYGLSAMGESAGGHQPVPPWAAIAVGAVALVVFAARQVRLQRDDRALLDLRPLTYRPFVVALVLAALLFMCLLGAGAILLPLYLQTVLGTSTFVSGLAVLPGGLVLGVLGRPVGRLFDRFGARPLVIPGALAMAVSLCLFATLGPDSALGAVIGIHILLMTGLGLMMTPLMTESLSVLPDHLYSHGSAILSTLQQVAGAFGTAVFVTVAAAGSSAATGAPDAAGLRTAFVVAGGVGVLAFVTALFVRGRGGTAAAGATIGDGRQEPSDRTFSKR, from the coding sequence ATGACCGACTCCGCGAGCACCGCGACAGCGGACTCCGGCCGGGACGTCGCAGCACCGCGGGCGGCGGTGCTGATCGCCGTGCTGGTCGTCTCGGCCTTCGTGATGATCCTCAACGAGACGATCCTGAGCGTCGCGTTGCGCGATCTGACCGAGGACCTGGGCGTGTCCACCACCACCGTGCAATGGCTGACCAGCGGGTTCCTGCTGACCATGGCGGTGGTCATCCCGATCACCGGATTCCTGCTGGAGCGGTTCACCCCGCGGCAGGTCTTCTTGGCCTCGCTGACGCTGTTCAGCGCAGGCACGTTGCTCAGCGGGCTCGCACCTGGATTCGGAGTCCTGCTCGCCGGGCGCGTGGTGCAGGCGTTCGGCACCGCGGTGATGCTGCCGCTGCTGATGACCTCGGTGATGCGGCTGGTCTCGCCCGCCAACCGCGGCGCGACGATGGGCACGATCACCATCGTCATCGCGGTGGCCCCCGCGATCGGTCCGACGATCGGCGGAGCGGTGCTGGCCTGGCTGGGCTGGCGGTGGATGTTCTGGCTCGTGCTGCCGTTGTCGTTGCTGGCGCTGGTGATCGGTGCGGTCTGGATGCGGCTGGACGCCGCGACCCGGCGGGTGCCGCTGGACGTCGGCTCGGTGCTGCTGTCCGCGCTCGGATTCGGCGGTGTCCTCTACGGGCTTTCCGCGATGGGGGAGTCCGCGGGCGGGCACCAGCCGGTGCCACCGTGGGCGGCGATCGCCGTCGGCGCGGTCGCGCTGGTGGTGTTCGCAGCGCGCCAGGTGCGGCTGCAACGCGACGACCGCGCGCTGCTCGACCTGCGCCCGCTGACCTACCGCCCGTTCGTCGTCGCGCTGGTGCTCGCCGCGCTGCTGTTCATGTGCCTGCTGGGTGCCGGGGCGATCCTGCTGCCGCTGTACCTGCAGACGGTGCTGGGAACCAGCACGTTCGTCAGCGGCCTGGCGGTGCTGCCGGGCGGGCTGGTGCTGGGAGTGCTCGGGCGCCCGGTGGGGCGGTTGTTCGACCGCTTCGGCGCGCGGCCGCTGGTGATCCCGGGGGCGCTGGCGATGGCGGTGTCGCTGTGTCTGTTCGCCACGCTCGGGCCGGACTCGGCGCTGGGCGCGGTCATCGGGATCCACATCCTGCTGATGACCGGGCTCGGGCTGATGATGACGCCGCTGATGACCGAGTCGCTGAGCGTGCTGCCGGACCACCTCTACTCGCACGGCAGCGCGATCCTGTCCACGCTGCAACAGGTCGCGGGCGCGTTCGGCACCGCGGTGTTCGTCACCGTCGCGGCCGCTGGCAGCTCGGCCGCGACCGGAGCGCCCGACGCCGCCGGGTTGCGGACCGCGTTCGTGGTGGCTGGAGGTGTCGGGGTGCTCGCGTTCGTCACCGCGCTGTTCGTGCGCGGGCGCGGGGGCACCGCGGCTGCGGGCGCGACCATCGGCGACGGTCGCCAGGAGCCCTCGGACCGGACGTTCTCCAAGCGGTAG
- a CDS encoding SGNH/GDSL hydrolase family protein — MNDHPDPTRRADWINTPVTAELLRGALELERTEHGLLPHRLPARARAQSADERLAMMESQPAGVRLVLRTSATALELDTLPTKLVYAGAPPRPDGVYDLLVDGRLTGQATVTGGNTRSIDMRTGAAEYRPGPPGTARFTGLAEGRKDVEIWLPHNEITELVALRTDAPVEPAPDRGRRVWLHHGSSISHGSNAASPSTTWPATAAVRGDVELINLGLGGNALLDPFTARAMRDTPADLISAKIGINLVNSDLMRLRGFTPAVHGFLDTIRDGHPATPLLVISPIHCPIHEDTPGPGAFDLSALSAGQVRFRATGDPAERAAGKLTLGVIRDELARIVRERTAEDPNLHHLDGRELYGEADFAELPLPDELHPDTAAHRRIGERFTGLAFDSGGPFGIQR; from the coding sequence GTGAACGATCACCCCGATCCCACCCGCCGAGCGGACTGGATCAACACCCCGGTCACCGCGGAACTCCTGCGCGGTGCGCTCGAACTCGAACGCACCGAGCACGGCCTGTTACCGCACCGCCTGCCCGCCCGCGCCCGCGCGCAGAGCGCGGACGAGCGGCTGGCCATGATGGAGTCCCAGCCCGCCGGCGTGCGGCTGGTACTGCGCACCTCGGCGACCGCGCTCGAACTGGACACGCTGCCCACCAAGCTGGTCTACGCGGGCGCACCACCTCGCCCGGACGGCGTGTACGACCTGCTCGTGGACGGTCGGCTGACCGGGCAGGCCACCGTGACCGGCGGGAACACCCGGAGCATCGACATGCGCACCGGCGCCGCCGAGTACCGGCCCGGACCGCCCGGCACGGCGCGGTTCACCGGTCTGGCCGAAGGCCGCAAGGACGTCGAGATCTGGTTGCCGCACAACGAGATCACCGAACTCGTCGCGCTGCGCACCGACGCTCCCGTGGAGCCGGCGCCGGATCGGGGCCGGCGGGTGTGGCTGCACCACGGCAGTTCGATCAGCCACGGCTCCAACGCAGCGAGTCCCAGCACGACCTGGCCCGCGACGGCGGCCGTGCGAGGCGATGTGGAGCTGATCAACCTCGGGCTGGGCGGCAACGCGCTGCTCGACCCGTTCACCGCCCGTGCCATGCGCGACACGCCCGCGGACCTGATCAGCGCGAAGATCGGGATCAACCTGGTCAACTCGGACCTGATGCGGCTGCGCGGGTTCACCCCGGCGGTGCACGGGTTCCTCGACACCATCCGCGACGGGCACCCCGCCACGCCGCTGCTGGTCATCTCACCGATCCACTGCCCGATCCACGAGGACACGCCCGGACCCGGCGCTTTCGACCTCAGCGCGCTCAGCGCCGGGCAAGTGCGGTTCCGGGCCACCGGCGACCCGGCGGAGCGCGCCGCGGGCAAGTTGACGCTGGGCGTCATCCGGGACGAGCTGGCCAGGATCGTGCGCGAGCGTACCGCCGAGGACCCGAACCTGCACCACCTGGACGGCCGCGAGCTGTACGGCGAAGCGGACTTCGCCGAGCTGCCGCTGCCCGACGAGCTCCACCCGGACACGGCCGCCCACCGCCGCATCGGCGAGCGCTTCACCGGACTGGCCTTCGATTCCGGTGGGCCGTTCGGCATCCAGCGCTAG